In Desulfuribacillus alkaliarsenatis, the following proteins share a genomic window:
- a CDS encoding phage holin family protein, translating to MDIMSLIMDNALPIVVALWILGRIIKGTNVIASKFIPLILLPVGIILTAWLLGGFTAENIIQGILVTGAAVYANEIMKQMQK from the coding sequence ATGGACATTATGAGTTTAATTATGGACAATGCGTTACCGATTGTTGTCGCTCTATGGATTTTAGGTCGTATTATTAAAGGAACAAATGTAATCGCAAGTAAATTTATACCTTTAATTTTGTTGCCTGTAGGAATAATACTAACAGCATGGCTGTTAGGTGGGTTTACTGCAGAAAATATCATACAAGGAATACTTGTTACAGGCGCAGCTGTTTATGCAAATGAGATAATGAAACAAATGCAGAAGTAA
- a CDS encoding response regulator transcription factor gives MAGETILIVDDDCDIREIISMYLQKEGYIVQVATNGYEAIEMTANCNPSLIILDMMLPGLDGIEVCQEIRKTLSTPILFLSCKGTPLDKSMGLTAGGDDYMSKPFDAVELLARVKAQLRRNRILSNVSGAPKKLEFEDLIVDLNSHSVIARDKLIDLSPKEFQLLALLAQTPNVIFSSEQIFQSLWGADSMGDHRTVMVHISNIRKKIELDPSNSKYIHTVKGVGYKFIYSQID, from the coding sequence ATGGCAGGAGAAACAATTTTAATAGTTGATGACGATTGCGATATCAGAGAGATAATAAGCATGTATTTGCAAAAAGAGGGCTATATAGTTCAGGTAGCTACGAATGGGTATGAAGCAATAGAAATGACTGCTAATTGCAACCCAAGCTTAATCATCCTAGATATGATGTTGCCTGGTTTAGACGGTATTGAAGTCTGCCAAGAAATTCGTAAAACTTTATCTACTCCTATTCTATTCCTTAGCTGCAAAGGCACACCTTTAGATAAATCTATGGGGCTGACTGCAGGAGGAGACGACTATATGAGTAAGCCCTTTGACGCCGTTGAGCTTTTAGCAAGGGTAAAGGCACAGCTTCGTCGAAATAGGATACTAAGTAATGTTAGTGGCGCTCCAAAGAAATTAGAATTCGAAGATTTAATAGTTGACCTTAACAGCCATTCAGTTATAGCTAGAGATAAACTAATAGATTTATCACCTAAAGAATTTCAATTGTTAGCCTTACTCGCACAAACTCCTAATGTAATTTTTAGCAGCGAGCAAATATTCCAATCTCTCTGGGGTGCCGATAGTATGGGTGATCATCGAACTGTAATGGTTCATATTAGCAACATCCGCAAAAAAATTGAGCTTGACCCTTCAAACTCGAAGTATATCCACACTGTTAAGGGCGTAGGATACAAGTTCATATATTCGCAAATCGATTAA
- a CDS encoding GGDEF domain-containing protein codes for MVSTLNKGYALIFAVIIVPIILGFVSSQYSDVIINAPLFHYYYIALSCVASFIVGIFAYREYSRTGDFKVYLLSIGFIGITILYGFHGLITPGKSICSFESGTDHINAFVFFGDISRFWIGMFMFFQVMSYRNVEYRFNKLLLLSVVAIILVLLSIAILYFPDVFPDIKSADGKDTHFAILIKVITLVLLGVAATRYYDSYRILQNPPILTLIVASILIMQTVVLFMISTPWGLLWWLAHNLYLLSFISVGIGLFISYKDKYRFEFFNIHRQIQNYIEQLNGQQQELYDTNQKLNELATKDPLTGLPNRNYLHYYVNHTIKELRQTKDSIAILFIDLDGFKNINDNYGHDTGDKLLKKISEILQECVRNKDLAVRLGGDEFLLVLHEVDNKELVGDIAKRVLMSITNPHVIGEHTCKVGASIGISQYPEDGDQFGILIRRADAAMYWVKEHGKNNFAFYTDIQKHLKESNNKNKAYD; via the coding sequence ATGGTATCTACTCTTAATAAAGGCTATGCATTGATATTTGCTGTAATTATAGTCCCCATTATTCTCGGATTTGTATCATCTCAGTATTCAGATGTAATTATAAACGCACCGCTATTTCATTATTACTATATTGCTTTAAGCTGTGTAGCTAGTTTTATAGTAGGGATTTTTGCATATCGTGAATATAGCCGCACAGGAGATTTCAAAGTATATCTTTTAAGTATTGGATTTATAGGAATTACTATTTTGTATGGCTTTCATGGACTTATTACACCAGGAAAATCAATTTGTAGCTTTGAATCTGGCACTGATCATATAAATGCCTTTGTATTCTTCGGTGATATAAGTCGATTTTGGATAGGTATGTTCATGTTTTTTCAGGTTATGAGCTACAGAAATGTAGAGTATCGTTTTAATAAACTGTTATTATTATCTGTCGTGGCTATTATACTAGTCTTACTATCAATAGCTATATTATATTTTCCAGATGTTTTCCCAGACATTAAGAGCGCAGATGGTAAAGACACCCATTTTGCCATATTGATTAAAGTAATAACTCTAGTTCTGCTTGGTGTAGCGGCAACAAGGTATTATGATTCCTATCGTATTTTGCAAAATCCTCCTATCTTAACACTAATAGTTGCTAGTATTTTGATTATGCAAACCGTTGTTTTATTTATGATCTCTACCCCTTGGGGATTACTATGGTGGCTTGCACACAACTTATATCTGTTAAGCTTTATAAGTGTAGGAATAGGGCTGTTTATAAGCTATAAAGATAAATACCGTTTTGAGTTTTTTAACATTCATCGACAAATACAAAATTATATTGAACAGCTTAATGGTCAACAGCAGGAGCTCTATGATACGAATCAAAAATTAAATGAACTTGCAACAAAAGACCCTTTAACTGGGCTGCCAAACAGAAACTATCTCCATTATTATGTTAATCATACAATTAAAGAGCTCAGACAAACAAAAGATAGCATTGCTATTTTGTTCATTGATTTAGATGGATTCAAAAATATAAATGATAACTATGGACATGATACAGGAGATAAGCTATTAAAGAAAATTTCAGAAATTTTACAAGAATGCGTTAGGAATAAGGATTTGGCTGTAAGGCTTGGAGGAGATGAGTTTTTACTTGTTCTGCATGAAGTCGATAATAAGGAGCTTGTAGGAGATATTGCAAAAAGGGTATTAATGTCTATAACAAATCCACATGTAATTGGTGAGCATACATGTAAGGTTGGAGCAAGTATTGGAATTAGCCAATATCCTGAAGATGGCGATCAATTTGGTATACTGATACGAAGAGCTGACGCAGCTATGTATTGGGTTAAGGAGCATGGAAAGAATAATTTTGCATTTTACACTGACATACAAAAACATCTCAAAGAGAGTAACAACAAAAACAAAGCATACGACTAA
- a CDS encoding RNA polymerase sigma factor, whose translation MTAVIKEVLAGNRDAFRTIVSTYQAKVYATAFQATRDRKEAEDLAQEIFLKAYRSLQQFRFESSFSTWLFKIAVHKALDWKRKHSSKAVIEELTSQTQQAQCGSQVTLNNQQLSTEAIVLTKESELELHRKIKTLPEHYQKVIQMYHFQDKSYREIAELLQIPEKTVETRLYRAKQKLRELSAKEEFM comes from the coding sequence ATAACAGCTGTTATAAAAGAAGTACTAGCGGGAAATCGTGATGCGTTTCGCACCATCGTCTCCACCTATCAAGCTAAAGTATATGCCACAGCCTTTCAGGCAACACGAGATCGAAAAGAGGCAGAGGATTTAGCTCAGGAAATTTTCTTAAAGGCTTACAGAAGCTTACAGCAATTTCGCTTTGAATCGAGCTTTTCTACATGGCTGTTTAAAATTGCAGTCCATAAAGCTCTGGATTGGAAACGTAAACATAGTAGTAAGGCAGTTATAGAAGAGTTGACGTCGCAAACACAGCAAGCGCAGTGCGGCTCTCAGGTAACACTTAACAATCAGCAGCTAAGCACAGAAGCTATAGTACTTACAAAAGAATCAGAATTAGAACTTCATCGCAAAATTAAAACTTTACCTGAGCATTATCAAAAAGTAATACAGATGTATCATTTTCAGGATAAGTCTTATCGAGAGATTGCTGAACTTTTACAAATACCAGAGAAAACGGTAGAAACCCGCCTCTATCGGGCAAAGCAAAAACTAAGGGAACTAAGTGCAAAGGAGGAATTCATGTGA
- a CDS encoding ZIP family metal transporter: MESLLYSFLAGSSMVLGAIVFMVLGSPGKRLMAGLLGFAGGIMLAISVFELMPEALELSSMTVTIVGFILGCGLLYLLDIYMPHAHMSTTDKLVVENEQRMPEKEESKEALLRTGYLIFFGIALHNVPEGLAIGAGVESSPELGMAIAIAIALHNIPEGLAVAGPLLAGGLSSLMVILFTFVAGMMTVVGTALGLLLFNISTVFIGGSLAFAAGAMFYIVNDELIPQANKMHAHIANLGLILGLLIGFVIF, encoded by the coding sequence ATCGAGAGTTTATTGTATAGTTTTTTAGCAGGTTCTTCTATGGTTTTAGGTGCAATTGTGTTTATGGTTTTAGGCTCACCAGGGAAGCGTTTGATGGCTGGCTTGCTTGGTTTTGCTGGAGGAATTATGCTGGCGATATCTGTTTTTGAGCTTATGCCAGAAGCCCTTGAGCTTAGTAGTATGACCGTGACGATAGTTGGATTTATACTAGGTTGTGGCCTATTGTATTTATTAGATATTTATATGCCACACGCACATATGTCAACAACTGATAAACTAGTTGTTGAGAATGAGCAACGCATGCCTGAAAAAGAAGAATCGAAAGAAGCACTCTTAAGAACTGGGTACTTGATATTTTTCGGAATCGCATTACACAATGTGCCTGAGGGACTAGCAATCGGTGCTGGAGTGGAGTCGAGCCCTGAACTAGGGATGGCCATTGCTATAGCCATTGCACTGCACAATATTCCAGAGGGGCTTGCCGTTGCGGGGCCACTATTAGCTGGAGGTTTATCTTCACTAATGGTTATTTTGTTTACCTTTGTAGCGGGGATGATGACTGTTGTTGGTACTGCTTTAGGACTCTTATTATTTAATATATCAACAGTATTTATTGGAGGATCACTAGCTTTCGCTGCAGGGGCTATGTTTTATATCGTAAATGACGAATTGATACCTCAGGCAAATAAAATGCATGCGCACATTGCCAATTTGGGTTTGATTTTAGGATTATTAATCGGCTTTGTAATTTTCTAA
- a CDS encoding sensor histidine kinase, translating to MFTTRILKTFICIICVSIIILGASATIIQASQAPVAVFGELNLIDWDWETDGIVSLDGQWEFYWEHLLTPEDFNNFKLTNTTLPNDNSYITVPRAWNKFELDDTTLTGEGYATYRLLIHNTDAKLLALKIPRIFTAYTLWINNEVIASAGQVGIAKQVSTPQYLPQVNTFYTDAEIIEVVIQVSNFHHRSGGILEAIYLGTEAQIRDQKNSNLALEMFLVGSLFIIGFYHLALYSYRTKDKSTLYFGIYALLISLRTMLVGEIFFIQMVPAFSWELAHKLQTLAFYLSIPLLFIFLRSIYPNDTSRNINKAIIIVGLSFALLVVLTPARIFTLFNPLYQIFTVMLIPYALYILYSINKNQRDGCYIITAGLIFLIAFTMNDILFLSILLNDADNHILRNIITRGNLSSWGLLIFVFSQSLIIAKKFSKSFTNVELMSDKLQHLNENLEAIVNDRTQALETSKQELEEAYEALSRSEKSRQHLVQNVSHDLRTPLTTIKGYIGAILDGIIADPEQQKAYLKRVNDKANSIDFMVQSLMELSQLESRQLQLNLKSFTLDTFLNDYTKKLTADMHVSKIEFHTHISSELNNNTDKFYVRVDTEQLNRVFTNLLSNAINHTPVTGKINLYFAVNEDKTNLVIQLSDTGSGIAEQDLPHIFERFYKVSKARSINAKSVGLGLAITREIIEYHGGRIWVESQESKGSSFYFTLPVHYEEKEG from the coding sequence GTGTTTACAACGCGAATTCTCAAAACATTTATCTGCATAATTTGTGTCTCTATAATCATCCTTGGTGCGAGTGCAACAATAATCCAGGCTTCACAGGCACCAGTAGCTGTTTTTGGAGAGTTGAATTTAATAGACTGGGATTGGGAAACAGATGGAATAGTATCTTTAGACGGACAATGGGAGTTTTACTGGGAGCATTTACTTACACCTGAAGATTTTAATAATTTTAAACTAACAAATACTACACTCCCTAATGATAACAGCTATATAACTGTGCCACGAGCTTGGAACAAATTTGAACTAGACGATACAACGCTTACAGGTGAAGGGTATGCTACATATAGGCTATTAATCCATAACACCGATGCAAAACTGCTTGCTTTGAAAATCCCAAGAATCTTCACGGCTTATACCCTGTGGATTAACAATGAAGTAATCGCTTCTGCAGGACAGGTTGGCATAGCAAAACAAGTATCTACACCTCAGTATTTGCCACAGGTTAATACCTTCTATACAGACGCAGAAATTATAGAAGTCGTAATTCAGGTATCTAACTTTCACCATCGCAGTGGCGGTATACTTGAAGCGATATATTTAGGAACTGAAGCACAAATTAGAGATCAGAAAAATAGCAACCTAGCATTAGAAATGTTTCTCGTTGGTAGTTTATTTATAATCGGTTTCTATCATTTGGCTTTATATTCTTATAGAACTAAAGATAAATCAACGTTATACTTTGGAATATACGCTCTGTTGATTAGCTTACGGACGATGCTTGTAGGAGAAATATTTTTTATCCAGATGGTTCCGGCCTTCAGTTGGGAGCTAGCCCATAAGCTGCAGACACTGGCTTTCTATTTAAGTATTCCGTTGTTGTTTATATTCTTAAGGTCAATCTATCCGAACGACACTTCTCGAAATATTAACAAAGCGATAATTATAGTTGGTCTAAGCTTTGCGCTGCTGGTTGTACTTACACCTGCTAGAATATTTACACTTTTCAATCCATTGTACCAAATATTCACAGTTATGTTAATTCCATATGCATTGTACATCTTATACTCTATTAACAAAAATCAACGCGATGGCTGCTACATTATAACTGCTGGTTTAATATTTCTTATAGCTTTTACAATGAATGATATTCTATTTCTTAGTATTCTATTAAATGATGCTGATAATCACATCTTGCGAAATATTATCACTAGAGGGAATTTATCTTCCTGGGGACTGCTGATATTTGTATTCTCCCAGTCACTAATCATTGCTAAAAAGTTTTCTAAAAGTTTTACAAACGTAGAATTAATGTCAGATAAGCTGCAACACCTTAATGAAAACCTTGAAGCAATCGTTAATGACAGAACGCAAGCATTAGAAACTTCAAAGCAAGAGCTAGAAGAAGCATATGAAGCCTTATCAAGATCTGAGAAGTCGCGACAGCATTTAGTCCAGAATGTTTCTCACGACCTGCGAACACCGCTAACTACTATAAAAGGCTATATAGGTGCAATCTTAGATGGAATTATTGCAGACCCTGAGCAACAGAAGGCATACCTAAAACGAGTAAATGACAAAGCAAATAGTATCGACTTCATGGTGCAAAGTCTGATGGAGTTATCACAGTTAGAGTCTAGGCAGCTACAGTTAAATCTCAAATCTTTTACACTAGATACTTTTCTAAATGACTATACAAAGAAACTAACGGCTGACATGCATGTATCAAAAATCGAATTTCACACTCATATATCCAGTGAATTAAACAATAACACTGATAAATTTTATGTCCGTGTTGATACTGAACAGTTAAACCGAGTTTTTACAAATTTATTAAGTAATGCCATTAACCATACGCCCGTGACTGGTAAAATTAATCTTTACTTTGCTGTTAACGAGGACAAGACTAATCTAGTAATTCAATTGTCCGATACTGGATCTGGAATTGCTGAACAAGATTTACCCCATATTTTTGAGCGCTTTTATAAGGTTTCAAAAGCTAGAAGTATAAACGCTAAAAGTGTTGGATTAGGTTTAGCCATTACAAGAGAAATAATTGAGTACCACGGCGGGCGCATCTGGGTAGAAAGTCAAGAAAGTAAAGGTAGCAGTTTCTATTTTACTTTGCCGGTACACTATGAGGAGAAGGAGGGCTAA
- a CDS encoding flagellar protein FlaG, with amino-acid sequence MISSNSMHDNMYHTDKKFEYNIHKETNRLLVKIIDPTDNTTLKEIPSEAHLDLINSIRQNLGSNIDERI; translated from the coding sequence ATGATTTCAAGTAACTCAATGCATGATAACATGTATCACACCGACAAGAAATTCGAGTATAATATCCATAAAGAAACAAATAGACTATTAGTTAAAATTATCGACCCTACCGACAACACAACATTAAAAGAAATTCCTTCAGAAGCACACTTAGACTTAATTAATAGTATACGACAAAACCTTGGCAGTAATATTGATGAGCGAATTTAG
- a CDS encoding bifunctional helix-turn-helix transcriptional regulator/GNAT family N-acetyltransferase — protein sequence MKEQGRIVKHEHGIETNVIDDIRGFNRFYTDVLGLLNRHVLDSEYSLTESRILYEINKHPLCTANQLMSKLNLDRGHLSRILKQFHKQGLIAKHSSTTDGRKVNLKLTEIGKDILASLETSSSSQVQKLINHLTRAEQRSLAKSMRQIRSALLDGVEPITIRFFKDSNDIDYIVDKHRDIYGKEYGLGSEFISYVEKYIRQFQQTHNKEKEAVWIAETNSKVVGAIAAVMVDDSTVQLRWFLLEPEVRGRGLGQRLMNVAIEFCRDKGYEHAFLWTLDKLDTARHLYRKYGFTITETKENNTWAKNFTEERWDIKL from the coding sequence TAAGCATGAGCATGGAATTGAAACGAACGTTATTGATGATATCCGAGGCTTTAATAGATTTTATACGGATGTACTTGGCTTGCTGAATAGGCACGTGCTAGATAGTGAATACTCCTTGACAGAGTCAAGAATTCTTTATGAGATTAATAAACATCCGCTGTGTACGGCGAACCAATTAATGAGCAAGTTAAATTTAGATCGTGGGCACCTAAGTAGAATTTTAAAGCAATTCCATAAACAAGGACTTATAGCAAAACATAGCTCAACAACCGATGGTCGAAAAGTTAACCTTAAGCTTACGGAAATCGGCAAAGATATTTTGGCTTCCTTGGAGACATCGTCTAGTAGTCAGGTGCAGAAGCTAATTAATCATTTAACTAGAGCAGAGCAACGCAGTTTAGCTAAATCTATGCGACAAATCCGTAGTGCATTGCTGGACGGTGTAGAGCCAATTACAATTAGATTTTTTAAAGACAGCAATGATATTGATTATATAGTAGATAAGCATCGTGACATCTATGGTAAAGAATATGGATTGGGTAGTGAGTTCATCAGCTATGTTGAAAAATATATCCGTCAGTTTCAGCAAACACATAATAAAGAAAAAGAAGCAGTTTGGATTGCTGAAACTAATAGCAAAGTTGTAGGAGCAATAGCGGCAGTTATGGTAGACGATAGTACAGTTCAACTCAGATGGTTTTTACTTGAACCAGAGGTGCGCGGTCGGGGATTGGGTCAGCGATTAATGAATGTAGCTATTGAATTTTGTCGAGACAAGGGCTATGAACATGCTTTTCTTTGGACACTAGACAAACTGGACACAGCTCGACATTTATATCGAAAATATGGATTTACAATCACAGAAACTAAAGAAAATAATACATGGGCAAAAAACTTTACTGAAGAAAGATGGGATATAAAACTTTAA
- a CDS encoding TraB/GumN family protein — protein MTEENITRIDLDGKEIILLGTAHVSKKSAEEVQELIELERPDSVCVELDEQRYQTIVDGNKWRDMDIFKVIKNKKATFLLMSLVISSFQKRLAKQFGIKPGQEMIQGIESAKEVGAELVLADRNIQITFARVWHAIGLKGKAQLLLTILYSLFNDEKISEEEIEKLKSQDMLNSMLEEFTKAHPDLKRPLIDERDQYLAQKIKDAPGNKVVAVLGAAHVPGIKKEIHNEHNLQTLTKIPPKSKVPKILGWAIPIFIISIIAYTFYLNYEAGISQTISWVLWNGSLSAIGAAIAFGHPLTILTALLVAPLSSLSPLLAAGWFAGIVEAYIRRPNVGDFERLSDDVISVKGFWTNKVTRILLVVALTNIGSTLGTMIGGADVVRLFIRTILGG, from the coding sequence ATGACAGAAGAAAATATAACGAGAATTGATTTAGATGGCAAAGAGATTATACTGCTCGGCACTGCTCATGTATCTAAGAAAAGTGCGGAAGAAGTTCAAGAGCTAATAGAGCTCGAAAGACCTGACTCAGTTTGTGTGGAGCTTGATGAGCAAAGATACCAGACAATCGTTGATGGAAATAAATGGCGAGATATGGACATCTTTAAGGTGATAAAAAATAAAAAGGCTACATTTCTCTTAATGAGCTTAGTGATTTCATCTTTTCAAAAACGCTTAGCAAAGCAATTCGGCATTAAACCAGGGCAAGAAATGATTCAAGGAATTGAGTCTGCAAAAGAGGTTGGGGCCGAATTAGTTCTAGCCGACAGAAATATTCAAATTACCTTTGCTAGGGTTTGGCATGCTATAGGTTTAAAGGGTAAAGCGCAGCTTTTGTTGACGATACTATACAGTCTTTTTAATGACGAGAAAATATCTGAGGAAGAAATTGAGAAGCTCAAATCCCAGGATATGCTTAATTCAATGCTTGAAGAATTTACTAAAGCCCACCCAGACTTAAAGAGGCCACTAATAGATGAACGTGATCAGTATTTAGCACAAAAAATTAAAGACGCACCTGGTAATAAAGTTGTTGCTGTTTTAGGTGCTGCACATGTTCCAGGTATTAAAAAGGAAATTCATAATGAGCACAATTTACAAACATTAACTAAAATTCCGCCTAAATCGAAAGTGCCAAAAATACTTGGCTGGGCAATACCTATTTTTATCATAAGTATTATTGCATACACTTTCTATTTAAACTATGAGGCTGGTATAAGTCAGACAATAAGCTGGGTGCTTTGGAACGGGAGCTTATCGGCTATAGGAGCAGCAATTGCTTTTGGTCATCCCTTAACAATATTAACAGCCTTATTAGTAGCACCATTAAGCTCCTTAAGTCCGTTGTTGGCTGCGGGTTGGTTTGCTGGTATTGTTGAAGCTTATATTCGACGTCCGAACGTAGGAGACTTTGAAAGGCTTTCTGATGACGTAATAAGCGTCAAGGGCTTCTGGACAAATAAAGTAACCCGTATTCTACTTGTAGTAGCACTAACAAATATAGGTAGTACACTTGGGACAATGATTGGCGGAGCGGATGTTGTGCGCTTGTTTATCAGAACTATTTTAGGAGGCTAG
- a CDS encoding anti-sigma factor family protein — protein MKCKVDEQMLLQWFLGELSETERQRLQNHIDFCEHCTERIAELYQFQHAWNDECEQPPDVFVDNVMSQIVRKRKVKVLDVLHYLTAAAATFLLVYLGGFEQMLGSLEVMPERIYETNDSIHQATEAGLGLIKGINYYITGYIEQLKVY, from the coding sequence GTGAAATGCAAGGTAGATGAACAGATGTTGTTGCAATGGTTTCTTGGAGAATTATCTGAAACTGAACGGCAAAGGCTGCAAAACCATATCGACTTTTGTGAGCACTGTACCGAACGTATCGCTGAGTTATATCAGTTTCAGCATGCATGGAACGATGAATGCGAGCAGCCTCCAGATGTTTTTGTCGACAATGTTATGAGTCAAATTGTACGCAAGCGCAAAGTCAAAGTATTAGACGTCCTTCACTACCTTACTGCTGCTGCGGCAACATTCCTTCTAGTGTACCTAGGTGGTTTTGAGCAAATGCTTGGCTCTCTTGAAGTAATGCCAGAACGAATATATGAGACTAATGACAGTATCCATCAAGCAACAGAGGCAGGTTTGGGTCTAATTAAGGGTATCAACTACTATATTACGGGATATATAGAGCAGCTAAAGGTGTATTGA
- a CDS encoding DUF4097 family beta strand repeat-containing protein yields the protein MREWKVGRITLGLFLISIGALLALNTVTTIPIDKVFSIGWPILLIVLGIEVLAFQIFRKDDKWSFDGFSIFLIFIAGAATLVIYTVNSVGVLPLVKNSILSNSYPVTIEESLTIDNRVNQIEIDIPNADIQLIGTTSDSLVNISGVIRVGGSDENTVKELVANEFTVTQIGEKLIVNLELPNNYFNWAANQTATLAIEAPEHLMAKINVINGKVDAKNIHSGVEIYGMNLVVDVADITGHVFVKNTNGRINLSNIHGSLDATLTNGNIKASAIYTQGNISLRTVNGNIDIGLAPEEQVDITASTTNGRVIQNLTDSSEKNFRHTIGAGTHKLELRTTNGNIRIE from the coding sequence ATGAGAGAATGGAAGGTAGGCAGAATCACATTAGGTCTTTTCTTAATTAGCATTGGTGCACTGTTAGCACTAAATACAGTTACAACAATACCTATAGATAAGGTGTTTTCAATTGGATGGCCGATATTGCTGATAGTCTTAGGTATAGAAGTTCTAGCGTTCCAGATTTTCCGTAAGGATGATAAGTGGTCATTTGATGGGTTTAGTATATTTTTGATTTTTATCGCAGGTGCAGCTACATTAGTAATCTATACAGTTAACTCTGTTGGCGTACTACCGTTAGTGAAAAACTCTATATTGTCAAATTCATATCCAGTAACTATAGAAGAATCTTTAACTATAGATAACAGAGTTAATCAAATAGAAATCGATATCCCAAACGCTGATATACAACTAATTGGAACTACATCTGATAGCCTTGTAAACATATCTGGTGTTATAAGAGTCGGTGGCAGCGATGAAAATACTGTTAAAGAGCTAGTTGCAAACGAATTCACTGTAACACAAATAGGTGAAAAGCTGATTGTAAATTTAGAGCTACCTAACAACTATTTTAATTGGGCAGCTAATCAAACGGCAACACTTGCTATTGAAGCTCCAGAGCATCTTATGGCAAAGATTAACGTTATTAACGGTAAAGTAGATGCAAAAAATATCCACTCTGGTGTAGAAATATATGGTATGAATTTAGTGGTTGATGTAGCAGATATAACTGGTCATGTTTTCGTGAAAAATACAAACGGTAGAATTAATTTATCGAATATTCATGGAAGTCTCGATGCCACCCTAACTAATGGAAATATTAAAGCAAGTGCTATTTATACACAGGGCAATATATCATTACGCACAGTTAATGGTAATATCGACATCGGGCTAGCACCTGAAGAACAAGTAGATATTACAGCAAGCACTACTAACGGGCGGGTTATCCAGAACTTAACAGACTCATCAGAAAAGAATTTCAGACATACAATAGGAGCGGGAACCCATAAGCTGGAGCTAAGAACTACGAACGGAAATATTCGTATCGAATAA